A single Xenopus laevis strain J_2021 chromosome 3S, Xenopus_laevis_v10.1, whole genome shotgun sequence DNA region contains:
- the dcp1b.S gene encoding mRNA-decapping enzyme 1B isoform X2 yields the protein MAASGSAVLGRGLDISLAALRRHDPYIQSIVDVASQVALYTFSHKASEWEKTDVEGTLFVYTRSASPKHGFTIMNRLSMENRTEPITKDLDFQLQDPFLLYRNARFFIYGIWFYDKEECQRIAELMKNLTQQEQVKAQQGAASGVSPMTLGTGEGKEVDILQMLTKAKDEYSKCKCSEPKMITNSSAIYTNPNLIKPIAVKPSESQPVPQPGKAPESEKQHLSLAALFGKPDKAQEETRLHSEPGTVRHSVVRSLSYEEAGKVVDNVEKQLCPAIQKLMVAGGGLQPVSEIPENHNGRYPPDRDIFPGLFQLVTQQTPFSSEDYESGKNLLQTLHTAQVVGPKADVASSCTAQSLNYYDSSLQSQQTPASMPPLSSEPVMGSGTISPQELLKKLNLVRQEQQMQSNPRPALAAKFPVVSQSVTKTSWVESIPQLEKQNLLLQACSPQRIPASVSPALLMSPMVFAQPNLQTRTNGTANLSTKEPSNLLFPTALPDNPACTNTLNSWNIALTRSQLQEALLHLIQNDDSFLNTIYETYLSVLGQGGPGGRKT from the exons ATGGCGGCCTCCGGGAGCGCAGTGCTGGGCCGGGGATTGGATATTAGTTTGGCGGCCCTGAGGCGACACGACCCGTATATTCAGTCTATCGTGGATGTGGCCAGCCAGGTGGCTCTTTATACGTTTAGCCATAAGGCCAGTGAGTGG gAGAAGACTGATGTGGAAGGAACACTGTTTGTGTATACAAG ATCTGCATCGCCCAAACATGGCTTCACTATCATGAACAGGCTGAGCATGGAGAATCGGACAGAGCCAATCACTAAGGATCTGGATTTCCAGCTACAAGATCCGTTTCTGCTGTATCGCAATGCCCGGT TTTTTATCTACGGGATTTGGTTTTATGACAAAGAAGAGTGCCAGAGAATTGCCGAACTCATGAAAAA CTTAACTCAGCAGGAGCAAGTGAAAGCTCAACAGGGAGCCGCCAGCGGAGTCTCTCCAATGACCCTGggcacaggagaaggaaaggaggTGGATATATTGCAGATGTTAACCAAAGCAAAGGATGAGTACAGCAAG tGCAAGTGCTCTGAACCCAAGATGATCACCAACTCATCCGCCATCTACACCAACCCCAACCTCATCAAGCCCATTGCAGTGAAACCCAGTGAGTCCCAGCCTGTGCCACAGCCAGGGAAG GCTCCGGAGTCCGAAAAGCAACATTTATCGCTCGCGGCTCTGTTCGGAAAGCCAGACAAAGCACAAGAGGAGACGAGACTTCATTCCGAGCCCGGCACTGTCCGCCATTCTGTGGTCCGTTCCCTGTCCTATGAAGAAGCTGGGAAAGTGGTGGATAATGTCGAGAAGCAGCTCTGCCCGGCAATCCAGAAGCTTATGGTGGCAGGGGGTGGGTTGCAACCCGTCTCAGAGATTCCTGAGAACCATAATGGCAGATATCCACCCGACAGGGACATCTTCCCTGGTTTATTCCAGCTGGTCACCCAGCAGACTCCCTTTTCCAGTGAAGACTATGAGAGTGGGAAGAATCTCTTGCAAACGCTTCACACAGCCCAGGTGGTGGGGCCCAAAGCAGATGTGGCGTCCTCATGCACCGCACAATCCCTTAATTACTATGACAGCTCTCTACAGAGCCAACAGACTCCAGCCTCAATGCCTCCTTTGTCTTCTGAACCCGTCATGGGCTCCGGCACCATCTCCCCACAGGAGCTGCTCAAGAAGCTAAATTTGGTGCGTCAGGAGCAGCAAATGCAAAGCAATCCCAGGCCGGCCCTAGCGGCAAAATTCCCGGTGGTCTCCCAGAGCGTGACGAAAACATCTTGGGTGGAAAGTATTCCTCAGCTCGAGAAACAGAATCTGCTTCTTCAG GCCTGTTCTCCTCAGCGTATTCCGGCCTCCGTGTCACCAGCCCTCCTCATGTCCCCCATGGTATTTGCCCAGCCGAACCTGCAGACCAGGACAAACGGAACAGCCAACCTCTCCACCAAAGAGCCCTCCAATCTGCTCTTCCCCACGGCACTCCCAGACAACCCGGCCTGCACAAACACCCTGAATAGCTGGAATATTGCCCTCACCAGGAGTCAGCTCCAGGAGGCCCTGCTGCACCTCATCCAG AATGA
- the dcp1b.S gene encoding mRNA-decapping enzyme 1B isoform X1 → MAASGSAVLGRGLDISLAALRRHDPYIQSIVDVASQVALYTFSHKASEWEKTDVEGTLFVYTRSASPKHGFTIMNRLSMENRTEPITKDLDFQLQDPFLLYRNARFFIYGIWFYDKEECQRIAELMKNLTQQEQVKAQQGAASGVSPMTLGTGEGKEVDILQMLTKAKDEYSKCKCSEPKMITNSSAIYTNPNLIKPIAVKPSESQPVPQPGKAPESEKQHLSLAALFGKPDKAQEETRLHSEPGTVRHSVVRSLSYEEAGKVVDNVEKQLCPAIQKLMVAGGGLQPVSEIPENHNGRYPPDRDIFPGLFQLVTQQTPFSSEDYESGKNLLQTLHTAQVVGPKADVASSCTAQSLNYYDSSLQSQQTPASMPPLSSEPVMGSGTISPQELLKKLNLVRQEQQMQSNPRPALAAKFPVVSQSVTKTSWVESIPQLEKQNLLLQQACSPQRIPASVSPALLMSPMVFAQPNLQTRTNGTANLSTKEPSNLLFPTALPDNPACTNTLNSWNIALTRSQLQEALLHLIQNDDSFLNTIYETYLSVLGQGGPGGRKT, encoded by the exons ATGGCGGCCTCCGGGAGCGCAGTGCTGGGCCGGGGATTGGATATTAGTTTGGCGGCCCTGAGGCGACACGACCCGTATATTCAGTCTATCGTGGATGTGGCCAGCCAGGTGGCTCTTTATACGTTTAGCCATAAGGCCAGTGAGTGG gAGAAGACTGATGTGGAAGGAACACTGTTTGTGTATACAAG ATCTGCATCGCCCAAACATGGCTTCACTATCATGAACAGGCTGAGCATGGAGAATCGGACAGAGCCAATCACTAAGGATCTGGATTTCCAGCTACAAGATCCGTTTCTGCTGTATCGCAATGCCCGGT TTTTTATCTACGGGATTTGGTTTTATGACAAAGAAGAGTGCCAGAGAATTGCCGAACTCATGAAAAA CTTAACTCAGCAGGAGCAAGTGAAAGCTCAACAGGGAGCCGCCAGCGGAGTCTCTCCAATGACCCTGggcacaggagaaggaaaggaggTGGATATATTGCAGATGTTAACCAAAGCAAAGGATGAGTACAGCAAG tGCAAGTGCTCTGAACCCAAGATGATCACCAACTCATCCGCCATCTACACCAACCCCAACCTCATCAAGCCCATTGCAGTGAAACCCAGTGAGTCCCAGCCTGTGCCACAGCCAGGGAAG GCTCCGGAGTCCGAAAAGCAACATTTATCGCTCGCGGCTCTGTTCGGAAAGCCAGACAAAGCACAAGAGGAGACGAGACTTCATTCCGAGCCCGGCACTGTCCGCCATTCTGTGGTCCGTTCCCTGTCCTATGAAGAAGCTGGGAAAGTGGTGGATAATGTCGAGAAGCAGCTCTGCCCGGCAATCCAGAAGCTTATGGTGGCAGGGGGTGGGTTGCAACCCGTCTCAGAGATTCCTGAGAACCATAATGGCAGATATCCACCCGACAGGGACATCTTCCCTGGTTTATTCCAGCTGGTCACCCAGCAGACTCCCTTTTCCAGTGAAGACTATGAGAGTGGGAAGAATCTCTTGCAAACGCTTCACACAGCCCAGGTGGTGGGGCCCAAAGCAGATGTGGCGTCCTCATGCACCGCACAATCCCTTAATTACTATGACAGCTCTCTACAGAGCCAACAGACTCCAGCCTCAATGCCTCCTTTGTCTTCTGAACCCGTCATGGGCTCCGGCACCATCTCCCCACAGGAGCTGCTCAAGAAGCTAAATTTGGTGCGTCAGGAGCAGCAAATGCAAAGCAATCCCAGGCCGGCCCTAGCGGCAAAATTCCCGGTGGTCTCCCAGAGCGTGACGAAAACATCTTGGGTGGAAAGTATTCCTCAGCTCGAGAAACAGAATCTGCTTCTTCAG CAGGCCTGTTCTCCTCAGCGTATTCCGGCCTCCGTGTCACCAGCCCTCCTCATGTCCCCCATGGTATTTGCCCAGCCGAACCTGCAGACCAGGACAAACGGAACAGCCAACCTCTCCACCAAAGAGCCCTCCAATCTGCTCTTCCCCACGGCACTCCCAGACAACCCGGCCTGCACAAACACCCTGAATAGCTGGAATATTGCCCTCACCAGGAGTCAGCTCCAGGAGGCCCTGCTGCACCTCATCCAG AATGA